The sequence TCAACGCACCCTTGGGGTGATACCCGGTGACCGCCACGATCTCGGTTCGGGCGCGTTCGTTGGACTGGGTCCGAGAGCCGTTGATGAGCATCGGGTAGTCGCCCATCGAACCGATGTCGATCTTCCCGGCCACCATCTGCGCGGTGATGGGCGCCCCGGTGTCGTAATCCTGCCATGTCACCTTGTACCGGGTCCCGGTGCGTGAGGTGATATCGGCGAGCCGCCGTTCCAGATAGCCCTGCGCACGCAGCAGAGTGCCTGCGGTGACGGTGTTGATGGTCTTGGATTGGTAGCCGATGACGACGTCGACGACGTCGCCTGACGAGCTCGATCCGGCGTCGAGCGAGCAACTCGATGCAACCAAGGTGAGCCCGGCGGCCAGCGCCGCGAGGCGCAGAGACGGTCTGGTCATGTGAATGTCCTCAACGAATCAGGTACGGCATGTTGACGGTGACGGCGCCGGTGGGACAGCGGGCTGCGCACGGCCCGCAGTACCAACACTCGTCGACATGCATGTACGCCTTCCCGTTGTCGGGGTTGATCGCCAGGGAGTCCAGCGGGCAGATGTCCACGCACAGGGTGCAGCCGGTGATGCACAAAGATTCGTCGATCGTCACCGGCACATCGGCACGTTGGTTGACCAGCGTCATGGGATGCTCCTGATAAGGCTGCCGCGCATGGTGATTCGGTCACCGCGCATGCGGATGTATTCGAGGTCGACGGGCCGGCCGTCGTCGAGGCTGGTGAGTCGTTCCAACATGAGCAGTGCCGCACCGGTGGGCACCTGAAGTGTCGCCGCCGAATGCGGATCTGCCGAAACAGCTTCCAGCGCCAGGGTGGCCGAACCCAGACGCTGACCGGAGACCTGTTCGATGAGCGAGAACACGTCGTTGTGCTCCAGCGGATGCCGCAACACTTCGGCGCCGATGTCGGGGGCCAGATAGGTCTGATCCAGCGACAGCGGCAGATCGCTCACGTAGCGCAGTCGTTCGACGAACACGACGCTCTCTCCAGGCTGCAATCGCAGACGGCGGGCCACCGCAGGCGGTGCGGCCAGGTGTGCGACCGTGCGAACCTGGTTGTGGACTTCGCCGTAATCCTTGAACGTCTCCTGCAGCCCGACGAGCCGGTCGAGTCCGTGGTCATACTTGCGGACCGCGACATGGGTGCCCACTTTGGGTCCACGCTCGATCAGCCCCTCGTTCTTGAGCGTGGCCAGCGCCTCACGAATCGTGTTGCGGGACACGAAGAACTCCGCGGCCAGATCTTGTTCGCCGGGCAGTCCTCCTGCGTAACCGCCCGCGTGGATCTGGTGTCGCAGAACGTCGGCGACCTGGCGGGCCCGGTCCGCGCGAGGCCGCCGGATCGGCGTCGGCTCGGATTGGGGCATGCGGACACGG comes from Mycolicibacterium pulveris and encodes:
- a CDS encoding 4Fe-4S dicluster domain-containing protein; its protein translation is MTLVNQRADVPVTIDESLCITGCTLCVDICPLDSLAINPDNGKAYMHVDECWYCGPCAARCPTGAVTVNMPYLIR
- a CDS encoding GntR family transcriptional regulator, with protein sequence MPQSEPTPIRRPRADRARQVADVLRHQIHAGGYAGGLPGEQDLAAEFFVSRNTIREALATLKNEGLIERGPKVGTHVAVRKYDHGLDRLVGLQETFKDYGEVHNQVRTVAHLAAPPAVARRLRLQPGESVVFVERLRYVSDLPLSLDQTYLAPDIGAEVLRHPLEHNDVFSLIEQVSGQRLGSATLALEAVSADPHSAATLQVPTGAALLMLERLTSLDDGRPVDLEYIRMRGDRITMRGSLIRSIP